The stretch of DNA GGAACGCCAATGGTAGTTTTGATGGATGTATTTATGTAGATACATTTAGTCCTAATGGCTTGAATCAAGCCCTTCCCCCATCTGCAGGAGCACAATGTTTTGCGGATGCCGATGGTTTTCCTAATGAAATGGAAGCAGAAATTGACTTTATTGCTGGTGCATTTGACAACATAGCTTTGACAGGAGCTTCTGTTCTAAATGATGGCTGTAGTTTGACTGATAGTGAAGTTCTGACAGTTTCCGTAGCAAACCTTGGCTGTAGCCCTGCTGTGGCTGCTGGAGATGCCGAAGTAACTGTTTCTATTACGGATGGACCGAATGGTCCTGTTGGCCCTATCACAGAAGCCTTACCTTCCATTGGAGCAGAAGGAACTGTAGATTTTTCATTGGCAACAACTTTCGATTTATCTACTCCAGGTACTTACACAATAGATATTAGTGTGGACTTCACAGCTGCCTCTGGTATTACAGATGTATCTTCTGGAGACAATGGCGTTGTGGGTGCTAGCATTAGCAGTTTAGCTTCTTTTGGTAGTATTGACGGTGATAGCCCTGCCTACGTAGAGAGTTTTGAAGCAGGTGATGGCGGTTGGACAGTGCTTGACCAAAGTGCGACAACTTCTACTATGGTATTGGGTACGCCTCCTGCGGGGCAAGTGAATATTAATAGCGCAAATGATGGTACACAAGCTTGGTTCTCTGACCTTTCACTTACCAATGATGCAACTGCACCTATTGATGAACAATACAATGCAGACGAAGCTATTTTCTTTTTATCTGGTTGTTTTGATATGAGTTGTATGACCACGGCTACTTTCTCTATTGATGTCAACTGGGATTGTGAAAGTGCTTTTGATGGTGCTTCTGTAAGTTTTAGCCTTGATGGTGGCGGCACTTTTACTCAATTGGGAGTTGGCTCTGACGGTACAAGTGGTGGAAATGGTACCAATTGGTACAATGATCCTGATATTGCTTCACACGATATATTTGGTCTAACCGATGCTCCAGGTTGGTCTGGCGATTGTGTGGGAACAGATACCAAGTGTAGTGCTATGAAACCAGGTGCTGTAAATGGCTGGTTGACTGCCACACACAACATTGACTTTTTGGCTGGTTCGCCTAGTGTGATTTTTGCTATCGTCTATACCTCTGATGGAAGTGTTCAAGATGGAGATGGTTTTGCTTTTGACAATGTGCAAGTAATAGGAAACAGTACAGATGCTGCTTGTATTGGTTGTTCTGATATCAATGCGTGTAACTTCGATGGCTCTGCGTATGATGATGGTTCTTGTGAGTATCTTACTTGTGCAGGATGTACAGATGCAGGTGCTTGTAACTACGATTCAACTGCAACTCTTGATGATGGTTCTTGTGATTATTCTTGCTTGGGTTGTACGGATATGAATGCATGTAACTATGATTCAACTGCAACCCTTGACGATGGTTCATGTGTATTGGGTACTTGTGGTGATGGTACTTGCGATATTGCTTGTGGTGAAGACATAGCAGGTTGTGTGGATTGCCTTAACACGGTATTGGGCTGTACAGATGCTGGTGCTTGTAACTACAATCCATCTGCAACAGATGATGATGGTTCTTGTGAATATCTTTCTTGTGCTGGCTGTACAGATATGACCGCTTGTAACTACAAATCATCTGCAACCATTGATGATGGTTCTTGTATATATGGTTCTTGTGGCAATGGCATTTGTGAGCCTTTCTGTGGCGAAACAGCTGCCAACTGTAATGACTGTGCTATTCGCTTAGGCTGTACAGATCCTACTGCTCACAACTACCGACCAAGAGCAAACCAAGATGATGGAAGCTGTTTGACCTGTAGCGATGGACTTCTCAATGGTGACGAAGTAGCGATTGACTGTGGTGGTGCAAAATGTCTGCCTTGTATTGAAGGCTGTATGGATGTAGCTGCTCACAACTACGATGCTACTGCACAAGTAGATGATGGTAGCTGCGAAACTTGTACGGATGGTATCCTAAATGGTGATGAAACTGCTATTGATTGTGGCGGTTCTTTGTGTGCTGTTTGTGGAGATGTTTGTGGAAGTGCTTTAGATATCTCTTGTGGTGATGTAGTGACAGGTAATACGGGTAACTTTACCAACACTGGAGCACCTGCTTTCTGCGGAACTACTCCTGGTACTGGTGGCGGTGTTTGGTACACCGTTGATGCGGCAGGTGAGGTCTTTACTGCAAGTTTGTGTGGTTCTTCTTATGACACCAAAATCAATGTGTACAGTGGTGATTGTGGAAGCCTAACCTGCGTAGGTGGAAACGATGATTTTTGCAGTCTTCAATCGCAAACAACATGGTCATCTGTTCCAGGCACAACGTATTACATCTATGTAAACGGTTTCTCAACAAATACAGGAAACTATAATTTGGATTTAAGTTGTACAGCGAACATTACCATTGAAGTAAACAACATTGTCGGAGTTTCTACGACTAACTCATCTGGCACAGGCTCTGTCATTGTAACAGTAACAAGCGGAATACCAAACTGTGCATTGACTTATTCATGGACGGGCCCAGGTGGTTACACTTCTACTACTAAAAATGCAACAGGCATTACGATGGCAGGTAACTATACCCTTACCGTGACGGATTGTAATGGCAATACACAAACAATTACTGTGACTGTTCCTACACGTGGTAGAGGTAGAGGTAGAAAAACCGAAGTGGTTGAAACAACTCAATTGATGGCTACTCCTAACCCATTTGCAAATCAAACTATGATTAGCTTTGAAGTAAATACTGAAGAGCGTGTGAGTTTGGATGTATTCGACATCAGAGGTGCAAAAGTGGCTACTTTGTTTGACGAAACTGCTGAAGCTGGTCAAAATTATCAATTACAATTTGGGGATGCGATGCCTTCTGGTACATACATTGCGAAATTGACAACTGCAAACGGTCATGTTCAACACATCAAGTTGTTCTTGACTAAATAGGAAATGTAAAAATACGAGCAGTACATTTTTTACAAAAAATGTACTTAGTAAGATTTTTTTGTAGATAAGAAACCCTGAGTTGATTTGAATCAACTCGGGGTTTTTGTTTTAATAAAGAATTTTATACGTTCTAAAATATAAACATAAACATGATTAAAAATAAAAATTTATATTTTATTAAAAAACTTAACGTATGCAAATTATCATCAGTACAAAAAAAAACCTGTTATCGGTCAAAAGTAGATTTGAATTAGTAGCAATTAATTGGAAAATTACTTTAAAAGTTCTATATTGGAGGTGGTTTTTTATAATTCCTATCAGAAGGATACTTTGAAAACCTGATTTACAATACTATAAACTTTTTTATTAATTTAATATTACAAACCAAACATTTACAAAATGACAAAAACATTTACAAAAATTATTTATTGCTTGTTGATAATCACAACAATGTGCCTTTTTGGTACAATTGATTCACAAGCACAATTATTCGAAGATTGTGAAACCTTCACACCTGGATTACCAGGTACATTGGCTAATGGATGGACAACAGATCCTGCAACGGGCTTTCGTTGGGAAGTTGAAGATGCTACTGGTGCAAATGAAAACTCTTTGGACACAGGGCCATTTTTCGATCACACTACCGAAGGGGTTTCAGGAGGTATCTATATGTTCACCGAATCGAGCTCGGGTGCAACAGGAGCAGTAGCAAATTTGGTAAGCCCAAGTGTGAGTTTAACTGGATTTAGCTGCCCTAAACTAAAGTTTTGGTACCATATGTTCGGTGAAACCATGGGAGAACTCCATATAGATGTGAACGATGGTAGTGGATGGGATTTGGATGTGGCTCTTCCTATTGTCGGAGAACAACAGGATTCTGGTGGGGCTGCCTGGGCAGAAAAACAAGTTCCTTTAGGAGCTTACATAGGTTCTACTGTTCAAGTCCGATTCAGAGCGTTAAGAGGTGCAAGTTTTACCTCAGACATCTCTCTTGATGATTTCACTATATCAGATGACTCCTCTCCTGATGTAGCAGTTGATGTTGTCAGTACAACTGCATCTACTTGTAACCACGGTAGTTCTGAAATCATTACAATAACTGTTGCCAACAATTCTTGCACAGACATTCCTGC from Chitinophagales bacterium encodes:
- a CDS encoding T9SS type A sorting domain-containing protein, translating into MTKLITKKWTLLFALIVASICCFQQNLSAQCAVGETGVDIIVDTNAGFAENEIGWTLLDGTGGVVSSSDCASVATDMVTTTSVCLTLGSTYTFQAYDTFGDGWNGNTAQILGNANGSFDGCIYVDTFSPNGLNQALPPSAGAQCFADADGFPNEMEAEIDFIAGAFDNIALTGASVLNDGCSLTDSEVLTVSVANLGCSPAVAAGDAEVTVSITDGPNGPVGPITEALPSIGAEGTVDFSLATTFDLSTPGTYTIDISVDFTAASGITDVSSGDNGVVGASISSLASFGSIDGDSPAYVESFEAGDGGWTVLDQSATTSTMVLGTPPAGQVNINSANDGTQAWFSDLSLTNDATAPIDEQYNADEAIFFLSGCFDMSCMTTATFSIDVNWDCESAFDGASVSFSLDGGGTFTQLGVGSDGTSGGNGTNWYNDPDIASHDIFGLTDAPGWSGDCVGTDTKCSAMKPGAVNGWLTATHNIDFLAGSPSVIFAIVYTSDGSVQDGDGFAFDNVQVIGNSTDAACIGCSDINACNFDGSAYDDGSCEYLTCAGCTDAGACNYDSTATLDDGSCDYSCLGCTDMNACNYDSTATLDDGSCVLGTCGDGTCDIACGEDIAGCVDCLNTVLGCTDAGACNYNPSATDDDGSCEYLSCAGCTDMTACNYKSSATIDDGSCIYGSCGNGICEPFCGETAANCNDCAIRLGCTDPTAHNYRPRANQDDGSCLTCSDGLLNGDEVAIDCGGAKCLPCIEGCMDVAAHNYDATAQVDDGSCETCTDGILNGDETAIDCGGSLCAVCGDVCGSALDISCGDVVTGNTGNFTNTGAPAFCGTTPGTGGGVWYTVDAAGEVFTASLCGSSYDTKINVYSGDCGSLTCVGGNDDFCSLQSQTTWSSVPGTTYYIYVNGFSTNTGNYNLDLSCTANITIEVNNIVGVSTTNSSGTGSVIVTVTSGIPNCALTYSWTGPGGYTSTTKNATGITMAGNYTLTVTDCNGNTQTITVTVPTRGRGRGRKTEVVETTQLMATPNPFANQTMISFEVNTEERVSLDVFDIRGAKVATLFDETAEAGQNYQLQFGDAMPSGTYIAKLTTANGHVQHIKLFLTK